The following are encoded together in the Candidatus Binataceae bacterium genome:
- a CDS encoding 2-dehydropantoate 2-reductase, with the protein MKILIMGAGGVGAYYGAKLQQAGEEVTLCARGDNLRALKEQGLAVKSYLGDFHVRVNATLEPLEFAPYDLILFAVKSYDTEPAAQQLKGCLAPNGILMTIQNGVENEEVLCRFFPRECVMGGNSRIGADMAAPGKLNHTALGVIEFGELDGTETPRARRLKEVFERAGIYGVLTSDLKTLRWYKLMGNNSTNSVSALTHTTLGQMLDDPAGYELVRTLMLETLAVGRAEGAKVVDERADWQLGQIRKMDAYAIKTSTLQDLEKGKPLEYEAISGAVLRAARRHGISAPATAAVYTLLKLLESTRRKPA; encoded by the coding sequence ATGAAGATTCTGATCATGGGTGCGGGTGGAGTCGGCGCTTATTATGGGGCGAAGCTGCAGCAGGCCGGCGAGGAGGTGACGCTCTGTGCGCGCGGTGACAACCTGCGCGCGCTCAAGGAGCAGGGCCTCGCGGTCAAGAGCTACCTCGGCGATTTCCACGTGAGAGTGAACGCGACCCTCGAGCCGCTTGAGTTCGCCCCCTACGATCTCATCCTGTTTGCCGTCAAATCCTACGATACTGAGCCGGCTGCACAGCAGCTCAAAGGATGCCTCGCGCCTAATGGAATCCTGATGACGATCCAGAACGGCGTCGAGAACGAGGAGGTCCTCTGCCGCTTCTTTCCGCGCGAGTGCGTGATGGGGGGGAATTCGCGGATCGGCGCCGATATGGCCGCACCGGGCAAACTCAACCATACCGCCCTCGGTGTCATCGAGTTTGGCGAGCTGGATGGCACCGAGACGCCGCGCGCGCGGCGGCTTAAAGAGGTCTTCGAACGCGCGGGCATCTACGGCGTCCTGACCAGCGATCTGAAGACGCTCCGCTGGTACAAGCTGATGGGCAATAACAGCACCAACAGCGTGAGCGCGCTGACGCATACGACCCTCGGCCAGATGCTCGACGATCCGGCGGGTTACGAGCTCGTCCGCACGCTGATGCTCGAGACGCTCGCCGTGGGCCGCGCTGAAGGCGCAAAGGTGGTTGATGAGCGGGCGGACTGGCAGCTCGGTCAAATCCGCAAGATGGACGCGTATGCGATCAAGACTTCGACCCTGCAGGATCTGGAAAAAGGCAAACCCCTCGAGTACGAAGCGATCTCCGGTGCGGTGCTGCGCGCAGCGCGCCGTCACGGGATCAGCGCGCCGGCGACCGCGGCGGTTTACACGCTCTTGAAACTGCTCGAAAGCACCCGCCGCAAACCCGCGTAA
- a CDS encoding alpha/beta hydrolase: MTPWTQTTVKAADAELAVIRGGSGKPLLILHDELGYPGWMAWNEWLADKHELIIPLQPGFGKTPKLDWVMSYRDLAAFYSQVMRELKADPIDVIGFSAGGYLAAEMVAADPKIFSKMVLVAPMGIKPANGQILDFFALTIRRHLRATVAEPDNTPEFGRIYGGEMTPELFEAFEDARTETARIGWEPYMHNPSLPHLLYGPKPPTLLVWGTRDQVVPRGCIDAYRQAIVGAQIAEIAGAGHRPEIENEQEFSRVVGKFLAT, encoded by the coding sequence GTGACGCCGTGGACGCAAACAACGGTCAAGGCAGCTGACGCCGAACTCGCAGTAATTCGCGGTGGGAGCGGCAAGCCGCTTTTGATCCTGCATGACGAGCTCGGATACCCGGGCTGGATGGCCTGGAACGAATGGCTCGCGGACAAACATGAGCTGATCATCCCCTTGCAGCCGGGCTTCGGCAAAACGCCGAAGCTGGACTGGGTGATGAGCTATCGCGATCTCGCCGCCTTTTACTCACAGGTGATGCGCGAGTTGAAGGCCGACCCGATTGACGTGATCGGCTTCTCCGCGGGCGGCTATCTGGCGGCGGAGATGGTGGCGGCGGACCCAAAAATTTTCTCGAAAATGGTGCTGGTCGCGCCGATGGGGATCAAGCCTGCGAACGGCCAAATCCTCGATTTCTTCGCACTGACCATCCGGCGTCATCTGCGCGCGACGGTTGCGGAGCCTGACAACACGCCTGAGTTCGGACGGATCTATGGCGGTGAGATGACGCCCGAACTGTTTGAGGCCTTCGAGGACGCGCGCACGGAAACGGCGCGGATCGGCTGGGAGCCGTACATGCACAATCCCAGCCTGCCGCATCTGCTTTACGGACCCAAGCCGCCGACTCTACTCGTGTGGGGTACGCGCGACCAGGTCGTGCCGCGCGGTTGTATCGACGCCTATCGGCAGGCGATTGTGGGGGCGCAGATCGCCGAGATCGCGGGTGCGGGCCATCGCCCGGAGATCGAGAATGAGCAGGAGTTTTCCCGCGTCGTCGGAAAGTTTCTCGCCACCTAA
- a CDS encoding LLM class flavin-dependent oxidoreductase yields MQIGYFTERPYRWLPEEVILKNRAFFAVSNSHFDREKASDDYHYYLDEYCYAEDLGFDVVALNEHHGNPFCMGSVMNVEASVLAYRTKRVRIVLIGNPLPVLKHPLRMAEELAEIDLISRGRLITGWVRGAGSEQFFNNANPAYNRELFNEAHDFIVQAWTRPGPWRYEGKHFHYRHVNPWALPYQKPHPPMWIPGVISPETVKWCAEHRYPYIGLGTMLGPTCDLWDYYADEAAKQGYQAGPENFGYLIPTVVAETEEKAHAIAENFVYGGGQNAFSAPEFTMPPGYNSKSAIRMLAKQPTGSWLGLSGDKLAQAQHGGDEGAVDYDEVRRKLRGGLDKVMRNYQVIAGTPASVTQKVKAILRILRPGVFIMFSVQGPVSNEDRRTSMRLFAQEVMPALHAYAKEIDLPDPFQRTPGSVALGTGVKRAPVADRGPLAELGLR; encoded by the coding sequence ATGCAGATAGGATATTTCACCGAACGGCCGTATCGCTGGTTGCCCGAGGAGGTGATTCTCAAGAATCGGGCCTTTTTTGCGGTGTCGAACTCGCACTTCGATCGCGAGAAGGCCTCCGACGACTATCACTATTATCTCGACGAGTACTGTTACGCCGAAGATCTGGGCTTCGACGTCGTCGCCCTGAATGAGCATCACGGCAACCCCTTCTGCATGGGCAGCGTGATGAACGTCGAGGCGTCGGTGCTCGCCTATCGCACCAAGCGCGTGCGCATCGTGCTGATCGGCAATCCGCTACCGGTGCTCAAGCATCCGCTGCGGATGGCCGAGGAGCTGGCCGAGATCGATTTGATCTCACGGGGCCGCCTGATCACTGGATGGGTGCGCGGCGCGGGCAGCGAGCAGTTTTTCAACAACGCCAATCCCGCCTACAATCGCGAGCTGTTCAACGAGGCCCACGACTTTATCGTGCAGGCCTGGACGAGGCCCGGACCGTGGCGCTACGAGGGCAAGCATTTCCATTATCGCCACGTCAATCCATGGGCGCTGCCGTATCAAAAACCGCATCCGCCGATGTGGATTCCGGGCGTGATCAGCCCCGAGACCGTGAAGTGGTGCGCGGAACATCGTTACCCTTATATCGGGCTGGGGACGATGCTCGGGCCGACCTGCGATCTCTGGGATTACTATGCTGACGAAGCGGCCAAGCAGGGCTATCAGGCGGGACCGGAGAATTTCGGCTACCTGATTCCTACGGTCGTGGCGGAGACCGAAGAGAAGGCCCACGCGATCGCGGAGAACTTCGTGTACGGCGGCGGGCAGAATGCCTTTTCGGCGCCGGAGTTCACGATGCCGCCCGGGTACAACTCGAAGAGCGCCATTCGGATGCTCGCGAAGCAGCCGACCGGCAGTTGGCTCGGCCTCAGCGGCGACAAGCTGGCGCAGGCTCAGCACGGCGGCGACGAGGGCGCGGTCGACTACGACGAGGTGCGGCGCAAGTTGCGCGGCGGCCTCGACAAGGTGATGCGCAATTACCAAGTGATCGCGGGGACGCCGGCCAGCGTCACGCAGAAGGTCAAGGCGATCTTGCGCATCCTGCGCCCCGGCGTCTTCATCATGTTCAGCGTGCAGGGTCCGGTGAGCAACGAGGATCGGCGCACGAGTATGCGTCTGTTCGCGCAAGAGGTGATGCCGGCGCTGCACGCCTACGCCAAGGAGATCGATCTGCCGGATCCGTTTCAGCGCACGCCGGGCTCAGTCGCGCTCGGCACTGGCGTCAAGCGCGCGCCGGTGGCCGATCGCGGCCCTTTGGCGGAACTCGGTCTGCGTTAA
- a CDS encoding SMP-30/gluconolactonase/LRE family protein has protein sequence MTTFPVSAIEVFGRGVSKAEGVVIDKDNCVYGGGRNGVMYKVTPDGKVAELATLPSGSIPNGVTMDRNGDLIYCDLGKEAVVRVTQSGEVTMVADRVADLHLSLPNFATYDAEGNLFVSNSSTNNINNILPELMTPSPKGALVVIRKNGKSEIVATGFYVANGTAIDPKEEAVYVLESTRYDCMRIALKKDGTFGKPEIYSKDFPAIPDGMAFDSAGDLYITLPGKAKKPEDPPKDKILLPANQILKVDQSGKWTMLIDDPKSERLDHPTNCAFGGPGLQDLYFANLEGEHFSRVHTNFRGHPLYHQR, from the coding sequence ATGACAACCTTTCCAGTCAGTGCGATTGAAGTTTTCGGCCGCGGCGTTTCGAAAGCCGAAGGCGTCGTCATCGACAAGGATAATTGTGTATACGGAGGCGGCCGCAATGGCGTGATGTACAAGGTCACGCCCGACGGCAAAGTCGCTGAGCTGGCGACGCTGCCCAGCGGTTCGATTCCCAACGGCGTCACGATGGATCGTAATGGCGATCTAATCTATTGCGACCTCGGCAAGGAGGCCGTGGTGCGGGTGACGCAGAGCGGAGAGGTTACGATGGTCGCTGATCGCGTTGCCGATCTCCATCTCTCCCTGCCCAACTTTGCAACCTATGACGCCGAAGGCAATCTCTTTGTCTCCAACTCCAGCACGAACAACATCAACAATATCCTGCCGGAGCTAATGACGCCGTCGCCCAAGGGCGCGCTCGTCGTGATTCGCAAAAACGGCAAAAGCGAGATAGTCGCGACGGGCTTTTACGTCGCCAACGGCACCGCGATCGATCCGAAGGAAGAGGCCGTTTATGTGCTCGAATCGACGCGCTACGACTGTATGCGGATCGCGCTCAAAAAAGACGGCACCTTCGGCAAGCCGGAAATCTACTCAAAGGACTTTCCCGCGATTCCTGACGGCATGGCGTTCGACAGCGCGGGCGATCTCTACATCACGCTGCCCGGCAAAGCGAAAAAACCCGAAGACCCGCCCAAGGACAAGATTCTGCTGCCGGCCAACCAAATCCTCAAGGTGGATCAGAGCGGCAAATGGACGATGCTCATCGATGATCCGAAAAGCGAGCGCCTCGACCATCCGACCAACTGCGCCTTCGGTGGTCCGGGCTTGCAGGATTTATACTTCGCGAATCTCGAGGGCGAGCATTTCAGCCGCGTCCATACGAATTTCCGCGGGCATCCGCTCTACCATCAGCGCTAA
- a CDS encoding class I SAM-dependent methyltransferase: MHWSEISANPNLPEVLRLRASLLRKARRQPVENRIAYLCEMAKNKNVLDVGVVNHIAESAEDPDWLHGRLLAVASRCFGVDIAAEGIRKLLEKGYNVALCDITSEQGENITDRFDLIICGELIEHLGNPSRLFDAARRLLVPGGSLVLTTPNPFYLGRIFRHLFNASCENVDHVTMLFASGVAELADRAGLELKSYRGIYPEPVTKKRKLFLPVKWMVQATTNNEAACESIVYECIRV; this comes from the coding sequence GTGCATTGGAGTGAGATCTCCGCTAATCCAAATCTACCTGAGGTCTTGAGGCTTCGGGCCTCTCTCTTGAGGAAAGCGCGGCGACAACCCGTTGAGAACCGAATTGCCTACCTCTGTGAAATGGCAAAGAACAAGAATGTTCTGGACGTCGGAGTGGTCAATCACATTGCTGAGAGCGCCGAAGATCCCGATTGGTTGCATGGGCGGCTTTTGGCGGTGGCAAGTCGTTGCTTCGGCGTTGATATCGCCGCGGAAGGCATTCGCAAGCTGCTCGAGAAGGGATACAACGTCGCGCTTTGCGACATCACGTCGGAGCAGGGCGAGAACATCACGGATAGATTCGACTTAATAATCTGCGGCGAGTTGATCGAGCACCTCGGGAATCCCAGCCGGCTTTTTGACGCGGCGCGTCGGCTGCTGGTACCTGGGGGCAGTTTGGTCCTGACGACGCCTAATCCATTTTATTTGGGGCGCATATTCCGGCACTTGTTCAACGCGTCGTGCGAAAATGTAGACCATGTGACGATGCTGTTTGCCTCAGGCGTTGCCGAGCTCGCGGATCGCGCGGGCCTTGAACTGAAGAGCTATCGCGGAATCTACCCGGAGCCCGTAACTAAGAAAAGAAAGCTATTTCTGCCGGTGAAATGGATGGTGCAGGCTACGACGAATAATGAGGCGGCGTGCGAATCAATCGTCTACGAGTGCATTCGAGTATGA
- a CDS encoding serine hydrolase domain-containing protein — protein sequence MPNLTINGEYDPRFVRVRDAFIENFEQRGEFGAAASIVVDGRCVVDLWAGHADAARTQPWNRDTLVNVWSTTKGLCAMCAHRLADQGKLDFDAPVAKYWPEFAQSGKGSIPVSYLLNHKAGLAAIKAPLQNEDLFNWEKVTTELARQEPWWEPGTRHGYHAITFGWLVGEVVRRISGKSLGAYFREEIATPLGADAHIGIGPEFDARVTDIIYAPDPKPGEVNLLADMMNDPASVGAMALANPANIFLQETTNSRAWRAAEIPGANGHANARALARIYGALARGGEVNGVRVFGPKEIERCYTEQSNGQDAVLPLTTRFSLGFMLSQPHSKMGPNPRAFGHPGAGGSLGFADPDAKLGFGYTMNQMGLDPLLDARPAALIAAAYASL from the coding sequence ATGCCGAACTTGACGATCAACGGCGAATACGATCCCCGTTTCGTGCGCGTGCGCGATGCCTTTATTGAGAACTTCGAGCAGCGCGGCGAGTTCGGCGCGGCAGCTTCGATCGTGGTCGATGGGCGCTGCGTCGTCGATCTGTGGGCCGGGCACGCCGACGCGGCGCGGACGCAGCCGTGGAATCGCGACACGCTCGTCAATGTCTGGTCCACCACCAAGGGCTTGTGCGCGATGTGCGCGCATCGGCTCGCTGACCAGGGCAAGCTCGACTTCGACGCGCCGGTCGCGAAGTACTGGCCCGAGTTCGCGCAGAGCGGCAAAGGCTCGATTCCGGTCAGCTATCTGCTGAACCATAAAGCGGGTCTGGCGGCGATCAAAGCGCCGCTCCAGAACGAGGATCTGTTCAACTGGGAGAAGGTGACGACGGAACTGGCGCGGCAGGAGCCGTGGTGGGAGCCGGGCACGCGGCACGGCTATCACGCGATTACCTTCGGCTGGCTGGTGGGCGAAGTGGTGCGGCGGATCAGCGGCAAGAGCCTCGGCGCCTATTTCCGCGAGGAGATCGCCACGCCGCTCGGCGCCGACGCGCATATCGGGATCGGTCCCGAATTCGACGCGCGCGTCACGGACATCATCTACGCGCCAGATCCCAAGCCGGGCGAAGTCAACTTGTTGGCTGACATGATGAACGATCCGGCCTCGGTGGGTGCGATGGCGCTCGCGAATCCGGCCAATATTTTCCTGCAGGAGACGACGAACTCACGCGCCTGGCGCGCCGCCGAGATTCCGGGAGCGAACGGTCACGCCAATGCGCGCGCGCTCGCCCGGATATACGGCGCGCTCGCGCGCGGCGGCGAAGTCAATGGCGTGCGCGTCTTCGGCCCCAAGGAGATCGAGCGCTGCTACACCGAGCAGTCGAACGGGCAGGACGCTGTGCTGCCGCTGACGACGCGTTTCAGCCTTGGCTTTATGCTGTCGCAGCCGCACAGCAAGATGGGTCCGAATCCGCGCGCATTCGGTCATCCGGGCGCGGGTGGCTCGCTGGGCTTTGCAGATCCCGACGCCAAGCTGGGCTTCGGCTACACGATGAATCAGATGGGGCTCGATCCGCTGCTCGACGCCCGTCCCGCCGCACTGATCGCGGCCGCCTACGCTTCGCTCTGA